GGCAAACCGACACATATCCGAGAAATTATCTCCATAAATCCTTGCGATAAAATTATCCTTTGAAGTTCGAAACCTTAgttcaagaaccaaaataatGAAAAGCACGAGACAAAATTGTAACTTCAACGTAAAACCTACAGTAATTGGAAGGCACACAGCAAGAACAAAGTAGACTCGTCCCTCTAGATTGCTCCCAGCAAAAACAAAGTTGAGAGCTCCAGCTTTTCTCGATCAAGCAAATCAATATTTGATAGGCGCAAGCACCTCAAGCTGGGAACCAAGCTGCTCGTCTGCAGCTTTCTCTGCCTTCGTTCTCAGTTTGGTCAACTGCTTCCGCCTCTCATACATCACTTGGGATCTTGCCTTCCTCTTAGCCTCCAATTCCTAAAGAACGTAAGGGAAACAAATGTCAAACGTACCACTCAGCgattccaaaatgaaaaaagaaaggttcGTCCACACTCGACTGAAACAGAGCAATCGAAACATAtagcttgttttgaaataaaaactatTTCATTAACAATTAAGTAAAGAAAACGACTGTACTTGCTAAAGTGATATGTAATCTATACAAGTAAAGTTACTTAGACGTCAATTATGCCCCAACAagtcaaaatcaaatttcacaaCATGTAACAAATCATCACAATTCCaatagaaaattttagtttacaGTTCTCCACGCTTCAACAGGTTTCTTGGTCcttcatatacatacatattattaCATCGTTGCAACAACACCCTTCCAAATAACAAAACCTTCCCCCACCCCGACATCGCATGGGCGTACCAcatccaaaaaagaaacaagggaATATAAAAATGGATGTCACATAAGAGGAAGGTTAAATACGAAAATCGAATTAGTATTAGAATATATCAAAAGAAATTTCCTATACATTTATTTTCTAACCTAACTCTAAAGCGTAAAGAAGAAAACACAATCCAGGCCTTGAACCTACACGTCGAGTGGAACTGAGTACACATGTAAAGGTGGTCAttaaaggaagaagagaaaatacgattaatttaaagaagaaggaaCATTTCCAAAAATTCCAGAGCACACAAAAAACCGTCATATACAAATGCACAATCATTACCAATACGCCATACAAAGAATCActtcaaataaaatgaataagcATCTCCCAAATGCAGTCACCTAAGGATTTCGCCCCGAAGTTGCATTTGACAAATGACCGCAAAAAGAATTTTTCAAACACGCCAACGACCAGAAGCCATAAAGAAAGAGCAGAGAAGTGAAACTTGCCTTGATGGTATCATACTGACTCCACCCAACCTCTGACGACAGACGACCAAGGAGGCAGTACCTGTGCCCAGTCTGAAGCCTCAAGACCCTACGTTCCCAAACACATCATTCGAATGAATGTGAAAACAAAATCCGGGTTACTACAAACTCACAGATATACCAAATCACCAAAAAATGAGCAAAAactaaaatgagaaaaatggagGAAACAAAACTTACTTGAGAGCATCAGGTATGaccatcctcttcttcttgtcgTACGGAGGAGGGATCCCCTCGTACGCCTTCAAACGTGCGAGGGCAGCCGCGCCACGCTTGGTCTTATGAGGAATCATTCTGAATCAGAACGACCAACAAAAACGACGAAACGAATCAGGACACGAAACAAAGATGCCACGAATCAGAAACAACAAGTCAAATGCCGGAAAAACGAAACGACAAATAACGAAAATAGAAGCCGAAAGCGAAAAATGGAGGAAGAAATTAAAGGGAGTACCCGCGGATGGTGCGCCAGAGGATCTTGGCGGGGGCGCGGAAGTGGATGGGCCCGTGGGAGGGCTTGGTGTTCATCCGCTTGCGGAGGAAGCGGAGGTACTTCATCTTCTGGCGGACGAGGCCGCCGGAGAGGCAGATCTCCTCGCACCTCACCACGACGATCCTCTGGCCGTTGAGGAGCTCCTTCGCCAGGATCGAAGCCAGCCTCCCCAGCATGTGGTGCCTGGcgtccaccaccaccacccgcGCGCACACTCCCGAGCCCGAaaccatcttcttcctcctccttccttcgcCGCCGCTTCGGCACGCTCTGTGTCTGGCTTCCGCCCTCTCTTCCCCTctggtagagatttgatgagGGTTTGCGCCTGTCAAAGAGCTAGGGTTTTATAACGTGCTTTAATGACCAAAAAGTCCTTAACTTAATCAATTAATTTCACCGCTGTATCCTCAACTTAGTTAGGACCCAGCGACGCAAAACTCGAGCAATTCGAACTCAGCTCAGCTCGCATGTTTATTAGGAGCAAAGCTCGGCCTAGTTTATAAGTGCGACTTCTAAGGCTTCATTGAGCTAGCTTTTCATCGcattgatttttcttcttcttaattctttttggaaaataatGGAAAACTAGTGGATATTTCTGCTTAATCTCTACAGTCTAATCTTCTTGCAAACAATGACTCAAATGATTCTCATTAAAGCTAATATATAAAGATATGTTAGCTAACTATTTTCTAAAGACAATTCTAAGAAAAGAAAGCACGACACAAAGGCAAACCCAAAAagttcaatcattttcttttcaataactcTGTATGTCTTTGGCTTCAAACAACATCTTGATTCCATATTAGGTATTACATATGTGTGATTACTCCAAAACAAGTTGGAGTACATATGATTAAGTCCATGTAAGATTCTCTCTTGATGGAttgatgtttttcatgttttaccaAACAATATTATCTTCCTTCACCATTATAAACTAAGTTCTTGCTTCACTTGTCCATCTTAACattataacaaattaacaacgaacataaaaataagttataaaaatcaaatacgTCAAAAGTTTCTTCACAGTCTCGTACCTTATCAGACAATACAACAAAATCTAGGTCTTACTCCTAATGCATAACGACAGAATCATAATCATGCATGAATGTTgggaatgaaaatgaaattgttgTAGCATCTATAGGGTACATGATTAGATGAATATAATCATATGATTTGACAAAGGCATGGTTAAAAATAAACCAGAAATGGCAATTGAAGAAtacaaacaagagagagagaacaatagCATGAGCAGGTTTCTCACATGCTTCTAGTTTAAATGTGCGCAACACCACTACATCTAATATGTCACATACTTGAAACACTAAACATAAATACATTCCACTACATCCTAGTACATTTCCTTACATCCAAAGCTAAAAAAATTAGAAGGCATAGAGAAGAAAAT
This window of the Nymphaea colorata isolate Beijing-Zhang1983 chromosome 2, ASM883128v2, whole genome shotgun sequence genome carries:
- the LOC116246763 gene encoding 60S ribosomal protein L13a-3, whose product is MVSGSGVCARVVVVDARHHMLGRLASILAKELLNGQRIVVVRCEEICLSGGLVRQKMKYLRFLRKRMNTKPSHGPIHFRAPAKILWRTIRGMIPHKTKRGAAALARLKAYEGIPPPYDKKKRMVIPDALKVLRLQTGHRYCLLGRLSSEVGWSQYDTIKELEAKRKARSQVMYERRKQLTKLRTKAEKAADEQLGSQLEVLAPIKY